The genome window AATCAGAGGCGATGCGACGCCGTTCTCGCCGGGACTCTCGATTTGCCGTGGCCCTCGTCATGCTCGCCTCAAGGTAGGCGCGCAGCGGCAATCAGTCAACTTGCCTGAAGAAGCCTCCGGTTGGCAAGCCCGCCGTCACCAAGTCGGGCTACATGTTCTGGACTTCTGGTTCCTGGCCCGGATACGACTTCCACAACCCGTCAACCCGGACCCCTTCGACCCATCACCCAGAAAGCAGGTCAAGAACACACCATTCCGCCACCATCACTCTCGCTGCAGGGCAAGAAGGAAGGTGGAGATCTACGGCAACATCCTGCCGCTCGACGCTACGACAGCTCCGGCACGTCCACTTTCATCCTCAACGCCAGCGTCCCGATGCCTGCGGCTTCGGCGGGGTGCCCCATCAACGAGTGGATTTATGTCTCGATGAAGCCGGGCCAGAAAGCCAAGACGTACGGCGCGGCTACGAAATTCTCGTGCGCGGCACCTTCAGCATTGCAGAAGAGGTGGAGAAGGTCGCATCGTAGGCCTCTACTCCATCGTCGCCGACAGCGTGCAGTGACCACCACGCCGCTGCTCGACGTCACGGGCCTGCAGAAGAGCTTTCTCTCGCCAGAGGGCGAATCCACACTGATTGTGGATGTGCCGCAGTTCCAACTGGCCGAGGAGAGCAGGTGGCCGTCCGCAGCGCCAGTGGTTCCGGCAAAACCACATTCCTGAATCTCATCGCCGGCATTCTCCAAGCCGACAAGGGCACCATCGTGCTCGCCGGGCAGACGATGACGTCGTTGTCTGAGAGTGGCCGCGATCGAGTGCGTGCGAAAACGATCGGGTACGTCTTTCAGAACTTCAACCTCCTCCAGGGCTACACCGCGATTGAAAACGTGATGCTCGGGATGTTGTTTGGGTCCGGTGTTGACCGCGCACGCTGCGCAGCAGCTGCTGGAACGCGTGGGCCTCTCGCATCGTGTCAACTACCGTCCTCGCAGTTGTCGATTGGCCAGCAGCGCGAGTGGCCGTGGCGCGTCGCCCTGGCGAATCGTCCCAAGCCGTGCTGGCCGATGAACCCACCGGCAGCCTGGACCAGCGCCACGCGGGCGAAGCGCTCGAACTGATTCGCGAAGCCTGCAGGGAGAATGGCGCAGCCCTGCTGCTCGTCAGTCACGACCCGGCCGTCCTCGCACTGTTCGACCGGTCCGGGATTTGGCGGACTCAATCAGGCCGCCGCCGCGTCACGCCGTCTCGGCATCGGGGGACACCGATGAACCTCATGTTCTCGTGCGGCGCAGTCTGCGACAGCATCGCCTTGTCGTCGTTTGTCACGATCGTGTCGGTAGGCTGGCGGCCGGCCTCACCATGTCGGTGTTTGCCATCAACGCCCAGACCCACGATGCGTTCACTGGTGGCAAGGTTGGATTTGATGCGGTGCTCGGCGCACGTGGCAGCCAACTCCAGCTCGTGCTCAACACCGTGTTTCACCTCCGGGACGTCAGGGGGAACATCCCTGGTCGCTCTACTAGCGAATTTCCGAAGACCCGCGCGTGACATTGGCCATTCCTTACGCGGTGGGCGACAACTACCAGGGCTACCGCATTGTCCGGTACCACACGCGGGAGATGTTCACCAGGAAGTTCACCTACCGCGAAGGACAGGGCTTTGTGCTCGAACCCGGCGGCCGGGTGTTTGACGAGTCGAAGAAGGAAGCGATTCTCGGGAACTACGTCGCGGAAAGCTCGGGATGACCGTCGGGTCCACGTTCACGCCGTATCACGGCCTTCAATTCAGTGAACGCGAAAAGCACCAGGATGAATACACAGTCGTGGCGATCGTGGAGCCCACAAACGGCCCATCCGATCGCGTCGTGTGGATTCCCATCGAAGGCATCTATCGCATGTCGGGCCACGTGCTGCGCGGTGCGGGCAAGCCCATGCGCGCTCGGCCCCGGCGAGGTCATCGCCGAGGAGAACCCTCGAAGTCAGCGCCGTGATGCTGAAGTTGCGCAACCCGCAGGCTGGGTTTCTGCTCAACGGCCAGATCAACCAGCAGGGCAAGGTGGCCACGCTCGCGTGGCCCATCGCTCGCGTAATGGCGGAGCTCTTCGATCGCATCGGCTGGGTCAGCCGCATTCTGACGATGGTGGCGTATCTGATTGTGGTGGTGGCGGCCGGTTCGATTCTGGCCAGCATCTACAACACGATGAACGAGCGCCGGCGCGAGTTCGCCATTCTGCGCGCCCTCGGCGCCAGGCGCTCAACCGTGTTCTCAGCCATCGTTCTTGAGGCGTCCACCATCACCACGATTGGCGCGCTTCTGGGATTCCTCGTGTACGGCGGCATCCTCGCCGCAGCCTTTGTCATCGTGCGCGCGCAGACCGGCGTGGTGCTTGACGCGTTCAGGTTCGATCACGCGCTGTGGATGACGCCCGTCGGGATGATTCTGCTGGGTGCCCTTGCCGGCCTCGTGCCGGCGTTCAAGGCCTATCGCACGGACGTCGCGTCGAAAGTCCTCGTAGGGCGGCCTGAACCTCAAGGCCGCCAGGTTCGCGGCCTGGGTCTCAAGTCCGCGGCCTTGCCTAAGTGCTAGACTGGCGCGGCTCTTTCATGAAACTGGCGGCTGGCGACAAACTCGGCCCTCGAAATCCTCGGACTACTCGGTTCAGGCGGCATGGGCGAGGTCTATCGCGCCACATGACGACCGGCTGCGCCGCGACGTGGCGATCAAGGTGTCCAACGCAGAGTTCACGGAGCGCTTCACCCAGGAGGCGCGGGCGATCGCATCGCTCAACCACACCAACATCTGTCACCTCTATGACGTGGGCCCGAACTACCTGGTCATGGAGCTCGTGGAAGGCGAGACGCTCAAAGGCCCGCTCGCCTTCGACGATGCGCTGCCGATCGTGCTGCAGCTGATCGACGGCATCGAGGCCGCGCACGAGAAGAACATCATCCATCGGGATCTGAAGCCCGCCAACATCAAGATCACGCCCGATGGCGTGGTGAAGATCCTCGACTTCGGTTTGGCGAAGGCTCTGGATGTGACGTCCTCGAGCGACACCAATCCGGAGAACTCGCCCACGCTGACAGCCGGCGCAACGGTCGTCGGCGCGATTCTGGGCACCGCGGCCTACATGTCTCCGGAGCAGGCGCGGGGCAAGACCGCCGATAGGCGCTCCGACATCTGGTCGTTCGGTGTGATTCTTCACGAGATCCTCACCGGCACACGACCTTTCCAGGGCGAGTCCATCGTCGAGATTCTCGGCAGCGTCCTGAACAAGGACCCTGATCTGTCGAAGGCTCCGGCGCGGGCGCAGCGCTTGCTGCGATGGTGCCTCGAACGGGATCGCAAGCTTCGATTGCAGGCGATTGGCGATGCGCGACGGTTGCTGACGGAAGCTGCGCCGTTGGACGCCGTGGCGTCCGCGGCAGGAACGTCAGGTGGTCTGCTGAAATGGGCGCCCTGGATCACCGCGGCCGCCGCGCTTGGGGTCGCGGCGTTCCTGTTCCTGCGTCCGGCGCCCGGGAACGACGGTGATGTGACGAGGTTTACCGTCACACCTCCGCCGGGTCATACATTGCCGAGTTCGTTTGACTCCGGAACGATGGCGATCTCTCCCGACGGGCGTGCGATCGTGTTCGTCGCCCAGAGCGGCTCAGGCACGACGGCGCAGACCGCGTTGTGGGTACGTGCCATCGATTCGTTCGCCTGGCGGAAACTGGACAACACTGAAGGTGCCAGACAACCCTTCTGGTCGCCGGACTCCAGGCACATTGCCTACTTCGCCTCGGTCGATAACGGCCGCAGACTCATGCGGATTCCCGCGAGTGGCGGTGCCCCAATTGTTATCTGTCCGATCCCTGACTCATCGGGAGGCGGGACATGGTTTCAGCCGGCAGGTGATCCCGAAGGCGTCATCCTGTTTGGCACGCCAGCGTTGGGCGGTGCCATCAATCGCGTATCGGCGAGTGGAAACGGCTTGCCAGAGGCGGTCACGCGGAGCGAGAAGGGCGAACGACACACGTTTCCACAGGTCCTTCCCGACGGCCTGCGGTTCCTGTTCCTGGAAGATGGCGGCGACCGGCCCGCAACGTATGTCCAGAAGTTCGGCGAAATCGAGCACCGGACCCTGCTGGCAGAGGGACCGAACCTGGCCACGTTCGCGCCGGACCATCTTCTGATACAGCGTGACGACGTACTGCTCGCGCAGCCGTGGGATTGGGACCAGTTGAAATCGAAAGGGGAGCCGATCCCTGTCGCCGATGGCATGCCCAACGCGCGTCGCGCGTTTTCCGTGTCCGCTGCCGCATTGGCGTATCGCACGGACATCGCGGGTGCTGTTCATCAGTACCGCTGGTTCAGACGCGACGGGACTCCCGAGGGCGCAGCCCTCACGCTGCCCGAGGGCCAGTGGGGCGACGTCGATCTCTCTCCGGACAATCGGCGCGCGGTGGTCGCGCGAACGACGGGTGTCGACGCCGGCGATCTCTACCTCGTGGAATTCCCGTCCGGTGTCGTGTCTCGGCTGACCTCGGACGGCCGGTTGAAGTCTCGACTGGCCTGGTCTCCCGATTCGCGACGGATCGTTTTTGCGACTAGAGGCTCACGCGAGATCCACCAGATAGTGGTCGGCTCCGGCAAACCAACGCTGGTCCATACCGCTGCCGAGCCCGTGGGACACCTGGCGTGGCTCAAGGACGGCATCCTGATTAGTGGTCGCGCCAAGCTGATGCTGCTCCCCACGCCCGAAGAGAACGTGACCACGCCCGTGACGGCGCAGCCGCGCGTGTTGACCGACCAGCGGGGCGGGCCACATCGGGTCTCTCCAGACGGCAAGTGGGTGGCCTACGTCACGCAGGTCGAAGGCGTGTGGGAACTGTGGGTCGCCGCCTTTCCATCGTTCACCGACCAACGCAAGATCACGAGCGACGCCGTCGGGCCGCGCTGGCGTGGCGACAGCAGGGAACTGATCTTTGTGCGTGGAGACCGCGGCCTGATGTCCGTTGACGTCAAACCCGGCTCGTCTTTCGAATTCACTTCTCCCAAGCCCCTGTTGAACCCAGACGACGCGCAGATCAACGGCCCTTCGAACTACGCCGTGACGAGCGACGGCCGGCGCTTCCTGATGCGGGTGAGCGCACCGGCCCCTGCCGCGGGTGAGCAGATCTACGTGGTGCTCAACTGGCCGAAGTTGCTCGTGAAGTAAACACGCCCGTCAACTCGCCCCGCGAGTTGCTCCGAAGTACAACATGTTCCGCGCGTCCGATCGCGCCATCGCGATGTCGAGCAGGCCGTCCTCGTCGAGGTCGCCGACCGCGAATCCGTACGCAGTGCCTTCGGCATCGCCGAAGGGAACGGCTGTGAAGGCGCGCGGTCCGTCGTTGAAGTAGACGACCGGGCGTGACTCTACGTACCCGACGATGACGTCCGGCCGCCCGTTGCGATCGAGGTCGGCAATGGCGATGGCGTAGGGCCGGATGTCGCGGGGGCCGAGCGGTTCGGCAGCCGCGTAGGTGCCGTCGGCGAGGCCGCGGTAGATGGCGGGGCCCGTGCCTTCGTCGATCACCGCGAGGTCGATCAGGCCATCCCCGTCCAGATCCACTGGTTCGGCACTCCGAATCGTGGCGTTCGCCGGCCCGAACGGCCGACGACTTGCGAAGCGGCCTTTTCCGTCGTTCAGATACACGTAGCTCTGCCCATTGTCCCGATGCGGGACGACCAGGTCCGGC of Acidobacteriota bacterium contains these proteins:
- a CDS encoding serine/threonine-protein kinase, yielding MAIKVSNAEFTERFTQEARAIASLNHTNICHLYDVGPNYLVMELVEGETLKGPLAFDDALPIVLQLIDGIEAAHEKNIIHRDLKPANIKITPDGVVKILDFGLAKALDVTSSSDTNPENSPTLTAGATVVGAILGTAAYMSPEQARGKTADRRSDIWSFGVILHEILTGTRPFQGESIVEILGSVLNKDPDLSKAPARAQRLLRWCLERDRKLRLQAIGDARRLLTEAAPLDAVASAAGTSGGLLKWAPWITAAAALGVAAFLFLRPAPGNDGDVTRFTVTPPPGHTLPSSFDSGTMAISPDGRAIVFVAQSGSGTTAQTALWVRAIDSFAWRKLDNTEGARQPFWSPDSRHIAYFASVDNGRRLMRIPASGGAPIVICPIPDSSGGGTWFQPAGDPEGVILFGTPALGGAINRVSASGNGLPEAVTRSEKGERHTFPQVLPDGLRFLFLEDGGDRPATYVQKFGEIEHRTLLAEGPNLATFAPDHLLIQRDDVLLAQPWDWDQLKSKGEPIPVADGMPNARRAFSVSAAALAYRTDIAGAVHQYRWFRRDGTPEGAALTLPEGQWGDVDLSPDNRRAVVARTTGVDAGDLYLVEFPSGVVSRLTSDGRLKSRLAWSPDSRRIVFATRGSREIHQIVVGSGKPTLVHTAAEPVGHLAWLKDGILISGRAKLMLLPTPEENVTTPVTAQPRVLTDQRGGPHRVSPDGKWVAYVTQVEGVWELWVAAFPSFTDQRKITSDAVGPRWRGDSRELIFVRGDRGLMSVDVKPGSSFEFTSPKPLLNPDDAQINGPSNYAVTSDGRRFLMRVSAPAPAAGEQIYVVLNWPKLLVK
- a CDS encoding ATP-binding cassette domain-containing protein, with product MAVRSASGSGKTTFLNLIAGILQADKGTIVLAGQTMTSLSESGRDRVRAKTIGYVFQNFNLLQGYTAIENVMLGMLFGSGVDRARCAAAAGTRGPLASCQLPSSQLSIGQQREWPWRVALANRPKPCWPMNPPAAWTSATRAKRSN